One part of the Phacochoerus africanus isolate WHEZ1 chromosome 7, ROS_Pafr_v1, whole genome shotgun sequence genome encodes these proteins:
- the DESI1 gene encoding desumoylating isopeptidase 1 isoform X1, translated as MEPPNLYPVKLYVYDLSKGLARRLSPIMLGKQLEGIWHTSIVVHKDEFFFGSGGISSCPPGGTLLGPPDSVVDVGSTEVTEEIFLEYLSSLGESLFRGEAYNLFEHNCNTFSNEVAQFLTGRKIPSYITDLPSEVLSTCSPVLPSPSLEPDQLYPGLSTTAEQRDHSMLAPAFVQNPGMCLSHCT; from the exons ATGGAGCCGCCGAATCTCTATCCGGTGAAGCTCTACGTGTACGACCTGTCCAAGGGCCTGGCCCGACGGCTCAGCCCCATCATGCTGG GGAAACAACTGGAAGGCATCTG GCACACCTCCATAGTTGTACACAAGGATGAGTTCTTCTTCGGCAGTGGTGGTATCTCCAGCTGTCCACCG GGAGGGACATTGCTTGGGCCCCCAGACTCTGTGGTTGATGTGGGGAGCACAGAAGTCACAGAAGAAATCTTTCTGGAGTACCTATCCTCCCTGGGGGAGTCTCTGTTCCG AGGTGAGGCCTACAACCTCTTCGAACACAACTGTAATACCTTCAGCAATGAAGTGGCACAGTTCCTGACCGGGCGGAAGATCCCTTCGTACATCACTGACCTTCCCTCTGAAGTTCTGTCCAC GTGCTCACCTGTGTTACCCTCACCCTCCCTGGAGCCGGACCAACTCTACCCTGGCCTGAGTACAACTGCAGAACAAAGAGACCACTCGATGCTGGCCCCAGCCTTTGTACAGAATCCTGGCATGTGCCTTTCCCATTGCACATGA
- the DESI1 gene encoding desumoylating isopeptidase 1 isoform X2 yields the protein MEPPNLYPVKLYVYDLSKGLARRLSPIMLGKQLEGIWHTSIVVHKDEFFFGSGGISSCPPGGTLLGPPDSVVDVGSTEVTEEIFLEYLSSLGESLFRGEAYNLFEHNCNTFSNEVAQFLTGRKIPSYITDLPSEVLSTPFGQALRPLLDSIQIQPPGGSTVGRPNGQS from the exons ATGGAGCCGCCGAATCTCTATCCGGTGAAGCTCTACGTGTACGACCTGTCCAAGGGCCTGGCCCGACGGCTCAGCCCCATCATGCTGG GGAAACAACTGGAAGGCATCTG GCACACCTCCATAGTTGTACACAAGGATGAGTTCTTCTTCGGCAGTGGTGGTATCTCCAGCTGTCCACCG GGAGGGACATTGCTTGGGCCCCCAGACTCTGTGGTTGATGTGGGGAGCACAGAAGTCACAGAAGAAATCTTTCTGGAGTACCTATCCTCCCTGGGGGAGTCTCTGTTCCG AGGTGAGGCCTACAACCTCTTCGAACACAACTGTAATACCTTCAGCAATGAAGTGGCACAGTTCCTGACCGGGCGGAAGATCCCTTCGTACATCACTGACCTTCCCTCTGAAGTTCTGTCCAC GCCCTTCGGACAGGCCCTGCGGCCCCTCCTGGACTCCATCCAGATCCAGCCTCCCGGAGGGAGCACAGTGGGCCGACCCAACGGCCAGAGCTAA